One genomic window of Antricoccus suffuscus includes the following:
- the fabI gene encoding enoyl-ACP reductase FabI, producing the protein MAGLLEGKRLLITGVLTEASIAFSAAKVAQEEGAQIVLSNFGRGLSLTKRIAKRLPTEPPVIELDVTDQEHMATLADRLREHVDGLDGVLHAIGFAPQEALGADFTEVAWEHAATAFHVSTWSLAGLTQACLPLFGEKASVVGLDFDNSTTAWPVYGWMGVAKAGLESACRYLARELGPKGVRVNLVAAGPLRSMAMKSIPGSDAFETAWEQRAPLGWDVNDTEPSGRACVALLSDWFPATTGEIVHVDGGFHAVGA; encoded by the coding sequence ACTGACCGAGGCCTCGATCGCCTTCTCGGCCGCCAAAGTGGCGCAGGAAGAAGGCGCGCAGATCGTGTTGTCCAACTTCGGTCGTGGCCTGTCGCTGACGAAGCGGATCGCGAAGCGGCTGCCGACGGAGCCGCCGGTGATCGAGCTCGACGTGACCGACCAGGAGCACATGGCCACCCTCGCCGACCGCCTGCGCGAGCATGTCGATGGGCTGGACGGCGTACTGCACGCCATCGGCTTTGCGCCCCAGGAAGCGCTTGGCGCGGACTTCACCGAGGTCGCGTGGGAGCACGCGGCGACTGCCTTCCATGTGTCCACCTGGTCGTTGGCCGGCTTGACCCAGGCCTGCCTGCCGCTGTTCGGCGAGAAAGCTAGCGTCGTCGGGCTCGACTTCGACAACTCCACAACCGCGTGGCCGGTCTATGGCTGGATGGGTGTGGCGAAGGCCGGGCTCGAGTCGGCGTGCCGCTACCTTGCTCGTGAGCTCGGGCCGAAGGGCGTGCGGGTCAACCTGGTCGCGGCGGGACCGCTGCGCAGCATGGCGATGAAGTCCATTCCGGGGTCGGACGCATTCGAGACCGCGTGGGAACAGCGAGCCCCGCTCGGCTGGGATGTCAACGACACCGAGCCGTCCGGTCGCGCTTGCGTGGCACTGCTCTCCGACTGGTTCCCGGCCACGACTGGCGAGATCGTGCACGTCGACGGCGGTTTTCACGCGGTGGGCGCGTAG